In one Streptomyces sp. NBC_01241 genomic region, the following are encoded:
- a CDS encoding FecCD family ABC transporter permease gives MSAAAPRRSRRALATAAAVAALLVAVLLSLAVGARSIPPSEVIDALLHGGHSDAAEVIRNMRVPRTLIGLMVGAALALAGTVLQGITRNPIADPGILGISQGASVGVVLAIAFAGIHSLTGYVWFAFAGAAIASVAVYAVASSGRGGATPVKLALGGAAVNALLVSVTTAVLTTRASALDEFRFWQVGSIGGRESDVVQQIWPFMLAGTVLVLSVARGLDALALGEDVAKGLGQNVATVRIVGGVGATVLTGVGVAAAGPIAFIGLAVPHIARAIVGSDHRWVLPMAALIGPVMLLVSDVIGRVVFPPSEVPAGVMTALIGVPFLVTLVRRKAVPA, from the coding sequence ATGTCAGCCGCCGCACCACGCCGCTCCAGACGCGCACTCGCGACGGCGGCGGCCGTCGCGGCGCTGCTGGTGGCGGTACTTCTCAGCCTTGCCGTGGGGGCCCGTTCCATACCCCCGTCCGAGGTGATCGACGCCCTGCTGCACGGCGGGCACTCCGACGCCGCCGAAGTCATCCGGAACATGCGGGTGCCGCGCACCCTGATCGGGCTGATGGTCGGCGCGGCACTCGCGCTCGCGGGCACGGTGCTCCAGGGCATCACCCGTAACCCCATCGCCGACCCCGGCATCCTCGGCATCAGCCAGGGCGCCTCCGTGGGCGTGGTGCTGGCCATCGCGTTCGCCGGAATCCACAGCCTGACGGGGTACGTGTGGTTCGCCTTCGCGGGGGCCGCGATCGCCTCCGTCGCCGTGTACGCCGTCGCCTCCAGCGGGCGCGGGGGCGCCACCCCGGTGAAGCTCGCCCTCGGTGGCGCCGCGGTCAACGCGCTGCTGGTGTCGGTGACGACGGCGGTGCTGACGACCAGGGCGTCCGCGCTGGACGAGTTCCGCTTCTGGCAGGTCGGCTCGATCGGCGGGCGCGAGTCCGACGTGGTCCAGCAGATCTGGCCGTTCATGCTGGCCGGAACCGTGCTCGTGCTGTCCGTCGCCCGTGGGCTCGACGCGCTGGCGCTCGGCGAGGACGTGGCGAAGGGGCTCGGGCAGAACGTCGCGACCGTACGGATCGTCGGCGGGGTCGGGGCCACGGTGCTGACCGGGGTCGGTGTCGCGGCGGCCGGGCCGATCGCGTTCATCGGCCTCGCCGTCCCGCACATCGCCCGCGCGATCGTCGGCTCCGACCACCGCTGGGTGCTGCCGATGGCGGCGCTGATCGGGCCCGTCATGCTGCTCGTCTCCGACGTCATCGGCCGCGTCGTCTTCCCGCCGAGCGAGGTCCCGGCGGGTGTGATGACGGCGCTGATCGGCGTTCCGTTCCTGGTCACCCTGGTACGCCGGAAGGCGGTGCCCGCATGA
- a CDS encoding oxidoreductase: protein MNKVWLVTGASSGFGRAITEAAVAAGDIVVAAARRTALLDDLVAAHPDQVEALPLDVTDIAGVQAAVDGVAARHGRIDILVNNAGRGMVGAVEETTDAELRDLMDLHFFGPAALTRAALPHMRRRGSGAIVQLTSMGGRFAFAGVGAYCATKFALEGLSEALAAEVVPHGIRVLIVEPGAFRTGFAGAAALRPSPALDAYQDTVSPVLSGLPGGSGQEPGDPAKAAAAILTALDADEPPLRLPLGNDAADAITDHLDRAHTELRSWEKLTRSTDFDD from the coding sequence ATGAACAAGGTATGGCTGGTCACCGGGGCGAGCAGTGGGTTCGGCCGGGCGATCACCGAAGCGGCGGTGGCTGCGGGCGACATCGTGGTCGCCGCCGCCCGCCGCACTGCGCTGCTCGACGACCTGGTCGCCGCGCACCCGGACCAGGTCGAGGCGCTACCGCTGGACGTCACCGACATCGCGGGCGTCCAAGCCGCGGTCGACGGCGTGGCAGCCCGGCACGGCCGGATCGACATCCTGGTCAACAACGCCGGACGCGGCATGGTGGGGGCGGTCGAGGAGACCACCGACGCGGAGCTGCGGGATCTGATGGACCTGCACTTCTTCGGCCCGGCCGCGCTCACCCGGGCCGCGCTGCCGCACATGCGCCGCCGGGGCTCGGGCGCCATCGTGCAACTGACCAGCATGGGTGGGCGGTTCGCCTTCGCCGGAGTCGGCGCCTACTGCGCCACCAAGTTCGCCCTGGAGGGGCTCTCCGAGGCCTTGGCCGCCGAGGTCGTCCCACACGGCATTCGGGTGCTGATCGTCGAGCCCGGCGCGTTCCGAACCGGCTTCGCCGGCGCCGCAGCACTGCGGCCCTCCCCGGCCCTGGACGCCTACCAGGACACCGTGAGTCCCGTCCTTTCTGGGCTGCCGGGCGGTAGCGGCCAGGAACCCGGGGACCCGGCCAAGGCCGCGGCCGCCATCCTCACAGCTCTGGACGCCGACGAACCGCCGCTGCGTCTGCCGCTCGGCAACGACGCCGCCGACGCGATCACCGACCACCTCGACCGTGCCCACACCGAACTCCGCTCCTGGGAAAAGCTCACCCGCTCCACCGACTTCGACGACTGA
- a CDS encoding HAD family hydrolase has product MDSMPSHPLTVGFDLDMTLIDSRPGIKAAYLALSAETGTPIDTDLVVSRLGPPVDEELRNWFPADVVAATADRYREIYPTHAIAPSLALPGARESVAAIRERGGRAIVVTAKHRPSAELHLAHLGIEPDAVIGGLWAEAKGRALREHGAHVYVGDHTGDVRGARTAGALSVAVTTGPCDAEELRAAGADVVLSSLAEFPSWLAGYAA; this is encoded by the coding sequence ATGGACTCCATGCCCTCGCACCCCCTGACGGTCGGCTTCGACCTCGACATGACGCTCATCGACTCCCGGCCCGGCATCAAGGCCGCCTACCTGGCGCTTTCCGCCGAGACGGGGACGCCGATCGACACGGACCTGGTGGTGAGCAGGCTCGGACCGCCGGTCGACGAGGAGCTGCGGAACTGGTTTCCGGCCGATGTGGTGGCCGCGACCGCCGACCGGTACCGCGAGATCTATCCCACACACGCCATCGCCCCGAGCCTCGCGCTCCCGGGCGCCCGGGAGTCGGTCGCGGCGATCCGGGAGCGGGGCGGCCGGGCGATAGTCGTCACCGCCAAGCACCGGCCGAGCGCGGAGCTCCACCTGGCCCACCTGGGGATCGAGCCCGACGCGGTGATCGGCGGCCTGTGGGCGGAGGCCAAGGGGCGGGCCCTGCGCGAGCACGGGGCGCACGTGTACGTCGGCGACCACACCGGGGACGTACGCGGCGCCCGCACGGCCGGGGCGCTGTCGGTGGCGGTCACCACGGGCCCGTGCGACGCGGAGGAGCTTCGGGCGGCGGGGGCGGATGTCGTCCTGTCGTCGCTGGCGGAGTTCCCGTCCTGGCTGGCCGGTTACGCGGCGTAG
- a CDS encoding helix-turn-helix domain-containing protein → MASRSTPGVRRLRLGAELRRLRDRAGLTATEGARLLGISQAQLSNIEASRFGVSAERLRAMARNYRCSDVAYIAGLLDLAGERSSGWWETFREVLPSPLLDIAELEHHATGLRSANTSHVPGLLQTTDHAREIFRQVVPEFSRSDIEHRVSHRLQRQALLERPNPPTYRAVIHEAALRVPVGGPAIARNQLRHLLEQSEREHITVQVIPFAIGAYPGSGQTILYVHGSVPRLDTVSLDQSHGPVLVDAEAELEAYRLLLARMEAVALAPDNSRDFIHSLIADQ, encoded by the coding sequence ATGGCGTCCAGAAGCACCCCCGGCGTGCGACGCCTGCGCCTTGGGGCCGAGCTGCGTAGATTGCGGGACCGCGCTGGGCTCACGGCCACTGAGGGCGCCCGCCTGCTCGGCATCAGCCAGGCTCAGCTCAGCAACATCGAGGCGAGCCGTTTCGGTGTGAGTGCGGAACGGCTGCGGGCGATGGCTCGCAACTATCGCTGCTCGGACGTCGCGTATATCGCGGGACTGCTCGATCTTGCCGGGGAACGCTCGTCGGGCTGGTGGGAGACATTCCGTGAGGTGCTGCCCTCCCCTTTGCTGGACATCGCGGAACTGGAGCACCACGCAACCGGGCTGCGGTCTGCCAATACGTCCCACGTCCCGGGTCTCCTCCAGACCACGGACCATGCCCGCGAGATCTTCCGGCAGGTGGTGCCGGAGTTCTCTCGCTCAGACATCGAGCACCGCGTGAGTCACCGACTTCAACGCCAGGCCCTGCTGGAACGACCAAATCCGCCAACGTACCGGGCAGTCATTCATGAAGCTGCCCTCCGCGTGCCGGTTGGCGGCCCCGCCATCGCCAGGAACCAGCTTCGACATCTGCTTGAGCAGAGCGAGCGGGAACACATCACGGTCCAGGTAATCCCGTTCGCCATCGGCGCCTACCCCGGATCCGGGCAGACCATCCTGTACGTACACGGCTCGGTGCCCCGCCTCGACACCGTTTCGCTGGACCAGTCACACGGCCCTGTCCTGGTTGATGCCGAGGCGGAGTTGGAGGCCTACCGTCTCCTGCTGGCACGCATGGAGGCCGTGGCGCTGGCGCCGGACAACTCCCGGGACTTCATCCACAGTCTGATCGCCGACCAGTGA
- a CDS encoding LysR substrate-binding domain-containing protein, with translation MVMDVHGRDLRYFAAVAEELHFTRAAERLYVSQPALSKQIRMLEKQVGAALFERGRREVRLSAVGAALLPHVQRILAEWEAAQEAVARVVADRAAVLVVGMSTSPGRGGVLPAIRSRFTAARPDARLRLRQVPWHDSTAGLADGTCDAAFVWLPLPDPDRYRWVVVAEEPRLVAMADTHPLADREIIDFTDLLDEPFLALPDSAGPLRDYWLATDARGGKPALIGAEVAGTEETYEALIAGLGVVLLADGNTSLITLGGVVTRAVRGISPSRFALAWRADDRRPLVQEYVRACELATETTD, from the coding sequence ATGGTTATGGACGTTCACGGACGGGACCTGAGGTACTTCGCCGCAGTGGCCGAGGAGCTGCACTTCACGCGTGCAGCCGAGCGGCTGTACGTCTCGCAGCCCGCGCTGAGCAAGCAGATCAGGATGCTGGAGAAACAGGTGGGGGCCGCGTTGTTCGAGCGCGGCCGGCGCGAAGTGCGCCTGAGCGCGGTCGGTGCAGCGCTGCTGCCGCATGTTCAGCGCATTCTCGCCGAGTGGGAGGCAGCCCAGGAGGCAGTCGCCCGGGTCGTGGCCGACCGGGCGGCCGTCCTCGTCGTGGGGATGAGTACCAGCCCGGGGCGCGGGGGCGTGCTGCCGGCGATCCGCTCCCGCTTCACCGCCGCGCGCCCCGACGCCCGCCTCAGACTTCGCCAGGTCCCCTGGCACGACTCGACCGCCGGGCTCGCGGACGGCACGTGCGACGCGGCGTTCGTCTGGCTCCCGCTGCCCGATCCGGACCGCTACCGGTGGGTGGTGGTCGCCGAGGAACCCCGCCTGGTCGCCATGGCCGATACTCACCCGCTCGCCGACCGGGAGATCATCGACTTCACCGACCTGCTGGACGAGCCGTTTCTCGCTCTGCCCGACAGCGCCGGGCCGCTGCGGGACTACTGGCTTGCCACCGACGCCCGCGGCGGGAAGCCGGCACTCATTGGCGCGGAGGTGGCAGGCACCGAGGAGACGTACGAGGCGCTCATCGCGGGTCTCGGCGTGGTCCTGCTGGCGGACGGGAACACCTCGCTGATCACCCTCGGCGGAGTCGTCACCCGTGCGGTGAGGGGCATCTCGCCCAGCCGCTTC
- a CDS encoding MFS transporter — protein sequence MKSLLKSSPAARTAGSAPEVARGGSPTVLGAALLGFFLISLDALIVTVALPDIGRSLGGGMSGLQWVVDGYTLIFAALMLSAGALSDRIGARRAYGGGLVLFALASAACGLAPALGVLVAARLVQGGAAAVMMPTSLALVRQGFPDQAKRARAIAIWTVGGAVAVAAGPVLGGALTASAGWRWIFFLNLPASLLALVLLARVPASPRLPSRLDSVGQLTTVVAMGALTYGVIEGGAEGFGRPFVVVSLLVAAAAAAAFLAAQARGAHPMLPLPLLRSRVVVVSLVVGFMLNAAYYGGVFIFSLYLQQERGQTVLHAGLMFIPMTALVAVVNLASAKLAELFGPRVPMVAGQLIGTAGLLALLTVGAHTNVWAVAVLMVPVGLGGALTVPALTAMLLDAVPADRAGTASAVLNTGRQVGGAIAVAVFGALLAGADTFLAGMRWSMLLAAAGLVLTAGATLTLPRDGRRGVEM from the coding sequence ATGAAATCCCTGCTCAAGTCCTCCCCGGCCGCCCGCACCGCGGGCTCGGCTCCGGAGGTGGCCCGGGGCGGATCCCCGACGGTGCTCGGTGCCGCCCTGCTGGGCTTCTTCCTCATCTCCCTGGACGCGTTGATCGTCACCGTCGCGCTGCCCGACATCGGCCGCAGCCTCGGCGGCGGCATGTCCGGCCTGCAATGGGTGGTGGACGGATACACACTGATCTTCGCCGCCCTGATGCTCTCCGCGGGCGCCCTCTCCGACCGCATCGGGGCCAGGCGGGCGTACGGCGGCGGCCTTGTGCTCTTCGCGCTGGCCTCGGCCGCGTGCGGACTGGCGCCCGCGCTCGGCGTGCTGGTGGCGGCGCGACTGGTACAGGGGGGTGCGGCGGCGGTGATGATGCCGACGTCGCTGGCGCTGGTCCGGCAGGGCTTTCCCGACCAGGCGAAGCGGGCTCGGGCCATCGCCATCTGGACCGTGGGCGGAGCGGTCGCGGTGGCCGCCGGGCCGGTGCTCGGCGGGGCACTCACCGCCTCCGCGGGCTGGCGATGGATCTTCTTCCTCAACCTCCCGGCGAGCCTGCTGGCACTCGTCCTGCTCGCCCGCGTGCCCGCCTCCCCGCGGCTGCCCTCGCGACTGGACTCGGTCGGGCAGCTGACGACGGTGGTCGCGATGGGCGCGCTGACGTATGGCGTGATCGAGGGCGGCGCCGAGGGCTTCGGCCGGCCGTTCGTGGTGGTGTCACTGCTGGTGGCCGCGGCCGCAGCAGCCGCCTTCCTCGCCGCGCAGGCCAGGGGCGCGCACCCGATGCTGCCGCTGCCGCTGCTCCGCTCGCGGGTGGTGGTGGTGTCCTTGGTGGTCGGCTTCATGCTCAATGCCGCCTACTACGGCGGGGTTTTCATCTTCAGCCTGTACCTGCAGCAGGAGCGCGGGCAGACCGTGCTGCACGCGGGCCTGATGTTCATTCCGATGACGGCACTGGTCGCAGTGGTCAACCTGGCCTCGGCGAAGCTGGCCGAGCTGTTCGGCCCGCGGGTACCGATGGTGGCGGGACAACTGATCGGGACGGCCGGGCTACTGGCGCTGCTCACCGTCGGCGCGCACACCAACGTATGGGCGGTGGCGGTGCTGATGGTGCCGGTCGGCCTCGGCGGGGCGCTGACCGTGCCGGCGCTGACCGCGATGCTGCTGGACGCGGTGCCCGCGGACCGGGCGGGCACCGCCTCCGCCGTGCTCAACACCGGCCGCCAGGTCGGCGGCGCGATCGCGGTGGCAGTCTTCGGGGCGCTGCTGGCGGGAGCGGACACGTTCCTGGCCGGCATGCGGTGGAGCATGCTGCTCGCGGCGGCCGGGCTCGTACTGACGGCGGGCGCAACGCTGACGCTGCCGCGGGACGGGCGCCGGGGTGTGGAGATGTGA
- a CDS encoding ATP-binding protein, protein MVSATVSPPWTYTLQLPQDPRAPGVARATLRTILRVHGMRELTEIAELLASELVTNAYLHSSGAYSLRLRDAGRSRVRLSVWDTNPHIPAPFRWNAQAPAELAERGRGLYLVTLYAESWGAYPMHSGLPGQGGKLLWVECAVKTDDAPSYGAR, encoded by the coding sequence ATGGTCAGTGCCACGGTATCCCCGCCCTGGACGTACACCCTCCAACTCCCGCAGGATCCCCGCGCCCCCGGCGTGGCCCGTGCAACCCTCCGCACCATCCTGCGCGTGCACGGCATGCGCGAACTCACCGAAATCGCGGAGCTGTTGGCGAGCGAGCTGGTCACCAACGCCTACCTGCACTCCTCGGGCGCGTACTCCCTGCGCCTGCGCGACGCCGGGCGGAGCCGGGTCAGGCTGAGCGTCTGGGACACCAACCCGCACATCCCCGCCCCGTTCCGGTGGAACGCCCAGGCCCCGGCGGAGCTCGCCGAACGAGGGCGGGGGCTCTACCTCGTCACCCTCTACGCGGAGAGCTGGGGTGCGTACCCCATGCACAGTGGTCTGCCGGGGCAGGGCGGAAAGCTGCTCTGGGTGGAGTGCGCGGTGAAGACGGACGATGCTCCGTCGTACGGCGCTCGGTAA
- a CDS encoding DUF397 domain-containing protein → MHQHAWQRSSYCGQGESCLHVAAHNSTVSLTESSDSTGAILRTTPAAWAALVRTLKDHRAHG, encoded by the coding sequence ATGCACCAGCACGCATGGCAGAGGTCCTCGTACTGCGGACAGGGCGAATCCTGCCTGCACGTCGCCGCGCACAACAGCACGGTCAGCCTCACCGAGAGCAGCGACTCCACCGGAGCGATACTCCGCACCACACCGGCAGCCTGGGCCGCCCTCGTGCGTACCCTCAAGGACCACCGCGCCCACGGCTGA